The genomic region GCTTCTATTGGAACCATACTAACCATACCTCCTGTATGAGATCATAACCGTTCCTGGTCCCAAGACAGGGACCGTTAATTATGCTTTTATCACAGGTGCGCATTCAATGTCAAGCTAAATTACACCCGCAACTCGAGGCAAAACGGCGTTACTGGGAAGGAATAAAATCCAAAGCGACCGAGTTTATGCAGTACCGAAGTCCCGTCGGAGGAGGACCATCTTTGAAAACATGTCCCAAGTGTTCCCCGCATTTACTTGATACTACCTCATAGCGCCTGAGCCCGAAGGAGTTATCGGGAACTATCCTCACTGCGTCCTCACTTATGGGCCTCCAGAAACTCGGCCATCCGGTTTTTGAATCGTATTTGTGCTCGGAGGAAAAAACAGGCTGTCCGCAGCCGGCGGTGACATAGGTCCCCTTTTTCTTGTTATA from Candidatus Dadabacteria bacterium harbors:
- the msrB gene encoding peptide-methionine (R)-S-oxide reductase MsrB, giving the protein MGLTAEQWREKLSSLEYKVLWKKGTEAPFSGDLLYNKKKGTYVTAGCGQPVFSSEHKYDSKTGWPSFWRPISEDAVRIVPDNSFGLRRYEVVSSKCGEHLGHVFKDGPPPTGLRYCINSVALDFIPSQ